A single Eremothecium sinecaudum strain ATCC 58844 chromosome VIII, complete sequence DNA region contains:
- the PCF11 gene encoding Pcf11p (Syntenic homolog of Ashbya gossypii AGR190C; Syntenic homolog of Saccharomyces cerevisiae YDR228C (PCF11)), with protein MEGVNDKVLKDFVSILDDLTFNSRPIITNLTKIAEENISYAQRFVDAVESRIAKCVPNQKLYSFYALDSICKNAGSPYTIYFGRNLAQLYRQTYLIVDNVTRTKLISMFKTWMVPLPTGELLFDRDCLERIEQFLIKASSLHQKQAQSTVPPPTVPLLLREIDKLTVLTQERLNKSPNDAKLQTKVIVLQQLKQELQREKLPVQALQQVQQQLKQIFAQEQQILWQQQQQQQQQQQQQQLQLQHQQQEQQHQQHLHLPVQDQSAQLQPPPMQLQLNDKSGPPPLSQPYEGSSLFGNATLSMTFLDTVSSSNGNATTQTTKKVSKVESLYRSLKQKELLYEPPEQSIVTLVSKLEKAINPQDATRLPPFALLQDIIGDVRSYYATRNLDLLNTPNLQLSQQMIMQKHTALTEQLIQLLYRAKPIKCTTCGVRFGNTPDEHQLEIEHYDWHFRVNKRIKGTQASNNIVTKNIQSRTWYLNDEQWVHFKDEEVVSTNVDTLKGNNISVALNQSTVNAESDNKAKNELQIQRKYVVVPDGAPDMSFQCSICTEVTSAVYDEDLSEWIWKNCVESNGKYFHATCFHEASSATDSKASGTTGIDSDLERLKGMINDGAT; from the coding sequence ATGGAAGGTGTTAATGACAAAGTTCTGAAGGATTTTGTCAGTATTTTAGATGATCTTACCTTCAATTCTAGACCTATCATCACTAATTTAACGAAGATTGCAGAAGAAAATATCTCCTACGCACAACGGTTTGTGGACGCTGTGGAATCAAGGATAGCCAAATGTGTACCTAATCAGAAGCTTTACTCATTCTATGCGTTAGACTCAATATGCAAAAATGCTGGTTCTCCTTATACAATATATTTCGGTAGGAATTTGGCCCAACTTTATAGACAAACCTACTTGATTGTTGATAATGTAACAAGGACTAAGCTTATATCAATGTTTAAGACATGGATGGTGCCGTTACCCACAGGGGAACTTCTTTTTGATAGGGATTGTTTAGAAAGAATCGAGCAGTTTTTAATCAAAGCTAGTTCTCTTCATCAAAAACAAGCACAATCGACAGTACCGCCACCAACTGTACCGCTGCTATTGAGGGAAATCGATAAATTGACGGTTCTTACACAGGAAAGGCTCAACAAGTCTCCAAATGATGCTAAGTTGCAGACAAAAGTAATTGTGCTGCAGCAGCTGAAGCAGGAGTTACAGCGGGAAAAGCTTCCTGTTCAAGCTTTACAGCAGGTTCAGCAGCAGCTGAAGCAGATATTTGCTCAAGAACAGCAAATACTGTGgcagcaacagcagcaacaacagcagcaacaacaacagcaacagtTGCAGCTACAGCATCAGCAGCAAGAACAGCAGCATCAGCAGCACCTTCATCTTCCAGTACAAGATCAGTCAGCACAGCTACAACCGCCTCCGATGCAACTTCAGCTTAATGACAAATCTGGTCCACCTCCATTATCGCAGCCATACGAAGGTTCATCATTGTTTGGTAATGCTACTTTATCCATGACGTTTCTGGATACAGTTTCCTCCAGTAACGGCAACGCAACAACGCAGACCACCAAGAAGGTCTCTAAAGTTGAATCACTATATCGCTCTTTAAAGCAAAAGGAGTTGCTCTATGAGCCTCCAGAGCAGTCAATTGTTACTTTGGTATCAAAATTAGAAAAGGCCATAAATCCTCAGGATGCTACCAGGCTACCTCCATTTGCTTTATTGCAGGACATCATCGGTGATGTGAGGTCATATTATGCTACCAGGAATTTAGATCTGCTTAACACTCCAAACTTACAGCTTTCTCAGCAAATGATAATGCAGAAACATACTGCACTGACTGAGCAGCTGATCCAATTATTGTATCGGGCAAAACCCATTAAATGTACGACATGTGGTGTTCGATTTGGTAATACTCCTGACGAGCACCAATTAGAAATTGAGCATTACGATTGGCACTTCCGTGTAAATAAAAGAATTAAGGGTACTCAAGCGTCTAACAATATTGTAACGAAAAATATTCAGTCTCGTACATGGTATTTGAATGATGAACAGTGGGTACATTTCAAAGACGAAGAGGTTGTATCTACTAATGTTGATACACTCAAGGGTAACAATATATCGGTAGCATTGAACCAATCTACTGTTAATGCAGAATCAGACAATAAAGCAAAGAATGAGTTACAAATACAAAGGAAGTATGTTGTCGTTCCAGATGGTGCTCCAGATATGTCATTTCAGTGCTCTATTTGCACTGAAGTTACTTCTGCGGTGTATGATGAAGATTTGTCGGAGTGGATATGGAAGAACTGTGTTGAGTCCAATGGGAAATATTTCCATGCCACTTGTTTCCACGAAGCTTCTAGTGCTACAGATTCGAAGGCCTCTGGTACTACTGGCATTGATTCGGATTTAGAAAGATTAAAGGGAATGATAAATGATGGAGCCACATAA
- the GGC1 gene encoding Ggc1p (Syntenic homolog of Ashbya gossypii AGR191W; Syntenic homolog of Saccharomyces cerevisiae YDL198C (GGC1)) codes for MSNDRKQSGLARVFGSASAAVLELAVFHPVDTISKRLMSNQTKVTSAAHLNEVIFRENASQPLFKRIFTLFPGLGYAASYKVLQRVYKYGGQPFANEFLDKNFRSDFNNAFGDKTGKALRSATAGSLIGIGEIVLLPLDILKIKRQTNPDAFKGRGFIKILKDEGLGLYKGWGWTAARNAPGSFALFGGNAFAKEYILGLKDYSKATWNENFISSIFGASASLIVSAPLDVIKTRIQNKSFESSETGFTIVKNTLKNEGISAFFKGLTPKLLTTGPKLVFSFAIAQTLIPVFDNLFSK; via the coding sequence ATGTCGAACGATAGGAAGCAGTCGGGATTGGCTCGTGTTTTTGGATCTGCGTCTGCAGCTGTACTAGAGCTAGCTGTTTTTCACCCAGTTGACACTATTTCGAAAAGATTAATGTCTAATCAAACAAAAGTGACTTCAGCAGCCCACCTAAATGAAGTTATTTTCCGTGAAAATGCTTCTCAACCACTTTTTAAGCGTATTTTTACTCTATTCCCTGGTTTGGGGTATGCTGCCTCTTACAAAGTGCTACAAAGGGTGTATAAATACGGTGGTCAACCTTTCGCGAACGAATTCTTGGACAAAAACTTCCGCTCTGACTTCAATAATGCTTTCGGCGATAAAACTGGTAAGGCATTAAGATCTGCTACTGCTGGTTCTTTGATTGGCATTGGTGAAATTGTGCTCTTGCCTTTGGATATATTGAAGATTAAAAGACAAACTAACCCTGATGCTTTCAAAGGAAGAGGTTTTATTAAGATATTGAAGGACGAAGGTTTAGGTTTGTACAAGGGGTGGGGTTGGACCGCCGCAAGAAATGCTCCGGGATCCTTTGCATTGTTCGGTGGTAACGCTTTCGCCAAGGAGTACATTTTGGGTCTAAAGGACTATTCCAAAGCTACTTGGAACGAGAACTTCATTTCCTCTATTTTTGGTGCATCAGCTTCCTTAATTGTATCTGCACCACTTGATGTGATAAAGACTAGAATCCAAAACAAGAGTTTTGAAAGTTCAGAAACTGGCTTTACTATTGTTAAGAACACATTGAAGAATGAGGGTATTAGCGCTTTCTTCAAGGGGTTGACTCCCAAGTTGCTAACAACTGGTCCAAAGTTGGTGTTTTCCTTTGCAATTGCTCAAACGTTGATTCCAGTGTTTGACAACCTCTTCAGCAAATAA
- the TRM8 gene encoding tRNA (guanine46-N7)-methyltransferase (Syntenic homolog of Ashbya gossypii AGR192C; Syntenic homolog of Saccharomyces cerevisiae YDL201W (TRM8)): MSFESSAASRRKAYRAEKEQNRKVFKHVKIDDSTVEVDKLELPKKRYYRQRAHSNPFSDHQLEYPVSPDLMDWSKLYPHYYDKDTKQMTKDVTIADIGCGFGGLLVDLATAFPDKLALGMEIRVQVTNYVEDRILALRGKHLETQGYQNISVLRGNAMKFLPNFFKKGQLEKMFFCFPDPHFKQRKHKARIITNTLLSDYAYVLREGGIIYTITDVLDLHEWMVKHLEMHPLFERMDQKWESEDKCVEIMTHSTEEGKKVERKKGDKHIACFRRLPNPQIV; encoded by the coding sequence ATGTCATTCGAAAGTTCTGCTGCGTCTAGGCGTAAGGCGTATCGTGCTGAAAAAGAGCAAAATCGTAAAGTTTTTAAACATGTTAAAATTGATGACAGTACAGTCGAGGTCGACAAATTAGAGCTTCCAAAGAAAAGGTATTACCGACAAAGAGCTCATTCTAATCCATTCTCTGATCACCAGCTGGAGTACCCGGTTTCTCCTGATTTAATGGACTGGTCTAAGCTGTATCCTCACTATTATGATAAAGATACAAAACAAATGACGAAGGATGTCACTATAGCTGACATCGGGTGTGGATTCGGTGGTCTGCTGGTTGATCTTGCTACCGCCTTCCCAGATAAATTGGCTCTTGGAATGGAAATTCGTGTTCAAGTTACGAACTACGTTGAAGATAGAATCCTTGCATTGAGAGGCAAGCACCTAGAAACTCAGGGTTACCAAAATATTAGTGTATTGAGAGGTAATGCAATGAAATTCCTGCctaacttcttcaaaaaAGGTCAACTAGAAAAGATGTTTTTCTGCTTTCCTGATCCCCACTTCAAGCAGCGTAAGCATAAAGCTAGAATTATTACCAATACGTTGTTGAGTGATTATGCATACGTTCTACGTGAAGGCGGAATAATCTATACTATCACTGATGTCCTCGATTTACATGAATGGATGGTGAAGCACTTGGAGATGCATCCTTTATTTGAACGGATGGACCAGAAATGGGAATCCGAGGATAAATGTGTGGAAATTATGACGCATTCTACCGAGGAAGGTAAGAAAGTAGAAAGGAAAAAGGGTGATAAGCATATAGCATGCTTCAGGAGGTTGCCGAACCCACAAATTGTGTAA
- a CDS encoding DODA-type extradiol aromatic ring-opening family dioxygenase (Syntenic homolog of Ashbya gossypii ABR198C; Syntenic homolog of Ashbya gossypii NOHBY216; No homolog in Saccharomyces cerevisiae; Syntenic homolog of Kluyveromyces lactis KLLA0C14993g), giving the protein MNNLSFIYAVILFFIGLLASETYMKWFKTASSSALKKENIMNTKSEEAGKGGSISTGIDKLFEWNKGTTPVYFLSHGGPTFMYGDIDLGGDLGAFKTTQSIGKFIRNEIKPNFLIVVSAHWQSKGCNLVEISVPESAPDAEGSEGFSGLGRSDHQLADPLENKLIYDFYGFPDKLYKEEFHTRGNVALSKDIAKTINSSDDGLRAKLVRRGLDHGVWVPLKVAFSDSKPKDAYWDLDIPLVQVSLLGSDDFEAQYKLGQVLSKYRSMGGLVLTSGMSVHNLYHLQTMRTLKKAFPYVDQFHNTLRNIILTADNNGQKLNILNKTLSGLAAKELLAAAHPTLEHFMPIVVGLGAGEGITADDKYHISELYCAAVSSMGWMILQFGKYKD; this is encoded by the coding sequence ATGAATAATTTATCTTTCATATACGCTGTAATACTATTTTTTATAGGGTTATTGGCCAGCGAAACTTACATGAAGTGGTTTAAGACTGCATCTTCCTCTGCTTTAAAAAAGGAAAATATCATGAACACAAAGTCTGAAGAAGCTGGTAAGGGTGGTAGTATATCAACAGGTATAGATAAACTTTTTGAATGGAATAAGGGTACAACGCCAGTTTATTTCTTATCCCATGGTGGCCCGACATTTATGTATGGTGATATCGATCTTGGTGGTGACCTAGGTGCATTTAAGACAACTCAGAGCATTGGAAAATTCATAAGAAATGAAATCAAGCCTAATTTTCTCATTGTGGTTTCAGCTCACTGGCAGTCCAAAGGGTGTAACTTAGTTGAAATTTCAGTGCCAGAATCGGCGCCAGACGCCGAGGGAAGCGAAGGGTTCAGTGGCCTTGGGAGGTCAGACCATCAGCTAGCTGATCCGTTAGAAAATAAGCTTATTTACGATTTCTACGGGTTTCCTGACAAGCTATATAAGGAGGAATTCCATACTAGGGGTAATGTTGCTCTATCGAAGGATATCGCCAAGACCATTAACAGTTCCGACGATGGATTGCGCGCAAAATTGGTTAGAAGAGGATTAGATCACGGAGTTTGGGTTCCGTTGAAGGTTGCGTTTTCCGATTCGAAACCTAAGGACGCATATTGGGATTTGGATATTCCTTTGGTACAAGTTTCTCTGCTAGGAAGTGACGATTTTGAAGCACAGTATAAACTTGGACAGGTTCTAAGCAAGTACAGATCGATGGGAGGCTTGGTGTTAACATCAGGTATGTCAGTTCATAATTTGTATCATTTACAGACAATGAGGACTCTAAAGAAGGCTTTTCCGTATGTTGATCAGTTCCACAATACGCTGAGAAATATTATATTAACAGCTGATAATAATGGTCAAAAGCTAAATATCTTAAACAAAACACTATCTGGATTGGCAGCGAAAGAACTACTGGCAGCAGCACATCCAACTTTGGAACACTTTATGCCAATTGTTGTTGGGCTAGGCGCTGGTGAGGGTATAACTGCAGATGACAAGTACCATATTAGCGAGCTCTATTGTGCAGCTGTTTCCTCCATGGGATGGATGATATTGCAGTTTGGAAAATATAAAGATTAG
- the MRPL11 gene encoding mitochondrial 54S ribosomal protein uL10m (Syntenic homolog of Ashbya gossypii AGR193C; Syntenic homolog of Saccharomyces cerevisiae YDL202W (MRPL11)) translates to MLQYLFPSVKQGLGSPFQLMARWGPMRLYSSAVRDTVKPVDSRKTYLIDRYKHLMESNQIVLFAHRNNLMKQESFELRNLVSELDGQVTVLRNNLFQVYLRNSHRPDPAAKVRKGEQNWKHPLLPLFRGPTAAISFKEANPQNIAKLLKALERSKDKLFIVGAKVETETFDVAKLNEFKTLPTKPELQSQLVGLLNIMGAAGLVRTLESASKTLYLTLKSHEDNINPEKKIEEETPKDA, encoded by the coding sequence ATGCTTCAATATCTGTTTCCATCCGTAAAACAGGGCTTGGGTTCGCCGTTCCAGCTGATGGCCCGCTGGGGGCCTATGAGATTGTACTCTTCGGCAGTTAGAGATACAGTAAAACCTGTCGACTCCAGAAAGACATACCTGATTGATAGATATAAACACTTAATGGAATCTAATCAGATAGTGCTATTTGCACACCGCAACAATTTAATGAAACAAGAATCGTTCGAATTGAGAAACCTAGTAAGCGAGTTAGACGGCCAGGTAACTGTACTAAGAAATAATCTATTCCAGGTATACCTAAGGAACAGTCACCGTCCCGATCCTGCAGCCAAGGTGCGTAAGGGAGAACAAAACTGGAAACATCCCCTATTACCACTGTTCCGTGGACCTACTGCAGCAATTTCTTTTAAAGAGGCAAACCCACAGAACATCGCTAAGTTATTGAAAGCTCTTGAGAGATCAAAAGATAAATTATTTATTGTGGGTGCCAAAGTGGAAACGGAAACTTTTGATGTTGCCAAATTAAATGAGTTTAAAACTCTACCTACTAAGCCTGAGTTACAATCTCAACTGGTTGGTTTGTTGAACATCATGGGCGCTGCAGGCTTGGTTAGAACGCTTGAATCGGCTTCAAAAACTCTATACTTGACCTTAAAATCTCATGAGGACAACATTAATccagaaaagaaaattgAGGAAGAGACACCTAAGGATGCTTAA
- the IVY1 gene encoding Ivy1p (Syntenic homolog of Ashbya gossypii ABR197W; Syntenic homolog of Saccharomyces cerevisiae YDR229W (IVY1)) encodes MDVSPNRYAPHLSEFYSIFNNPTDQEAEQKCKGDSKGEQSVEPDFKSTAFGSPGTKAPILLADCSDSYSHFRRPSSIRSTTTSMADLQTLVTKKDMQKTHEVMNKLVEEVGEYANTLLQNAMQASNVAFALENIAHLKGCNDDSANKFINVSGVFHLLANHDRIIANLVTETLAPSLKNRTTDFSTNFKDNETQFKKKFKEETVKLKLQEGYNMKLAKQKTRNIFSYRENLMNMQQLLDSLETLKHDYYQESYALVEGSCQEVLKDMATLTRAQVEISENLARKGWSGGGLDDLIVDAEDPFSKDKTDDECDDSDNYQIIRNELNDTNAYRSIAEDIVAGVYSGSVSSDKTVNGDGRHVDDSGLATVGEVTSDGRSEQETSSGESAGNVTITHSSLKSGKLNETDISLNLTPAKSIEEDYSYSLPLAGSKGHLHDDRNSKKKNSGDIDQSSDQQIDTEVSGELTPAVDRLDLKDLKYLGPE; translated from the coding sequence ATGGACGTATCGCCAAATCGTTACGCACCTCATTTATCAGAATTCTACTCGATCTTCAATAATCCAACCGATCAAGAGGCGGAACAGAAATGTAAAGGGGATTCAAAAGGTGAACAAAGTGTGGAGCCGGATTTCAAAAGTACAGCTTTTGGTTCTCCTGGTACAAAGGCTCCAATATTGCTGGCAGATTGTTCAGATAGTTATTCACATTTTCGGCGACCATCTTCTATAAGGTCAACAACTACCTCAATGGCAGACTTACAAACTTTGGTTACCAAGAAGGATATGCAGAAAACCCATGAGGTAATGAATAAACTGGTTGAAGAGGTTGGGGAGTATGCGAATACGCTGCTTCAGAATGCCATGCAAGCTAGTAATGTTGCATTTGCATTGGAAAATATTGCACACCTTAAAGGCTGTAATGATGATTCAGCGAATAAATTTATCAATGTCAGTGGAGTATTCCATCTTTTAGCGAATCATGATCGTATCATAGCCAATTTGGTTACAGAAACGCTGGCGCCGTCTTTAAAGAATCGGACCACAGATTTCAGTACAAACTTCAAGGATAACGAGACGCAGttcaagaagaagttcaaGGAGGAAACAGTAAAGCTAAAGCTTCAAGAAGGTTACAATATGAAGTTGGCAAAGCAGAAAACAAGAAATATTTTCTCATACAGGGAGAATCTAATGAATATGCAGCAGTTGTTGGATTCACTAGAGACGTTGAAACATGATTATTACCAGGAATCGTATGCTCTGGTGGAGGGTTCGTGCCAGGAGGTTCTTAAAGACATGGCGACATTGACTAGAGCGCAAGTGGAAATAAGTGAAAACCTAGCGAGGAAAGGATGGTCTGGGGGTGGTCTGGACGATTTGATAGTTGATGCAGAAGATCCTTTTAGTAAGGACAAAACAGATGATGAATGTGATGATTCTGATAACTACCAAATAATTAGAAATGAACTGAATGATACAAATGCCTATAGGAGTATAGCCGAAGATATAGTTGCGGGAGTCTATTCAGGCTCTGTTTCGAGCGATAAAACTGTCAATGGCGACGGCAGACATGTTGACGATTCTGGATTGGCAACAGTCGGTGAAGTAACCTCAGATGGTAGATCAGAGCAGGAGACATCGTCTGGGGAATCAGCAGGAAATGTAACCATAACCCATTCTAGTCTAAAAAGCGGTAAACTAAACGAAACGGATATTTCATTAAATCTAACTCCTGCAAAGTCCATCGAGGAAGATTACTCGTATTCACTTCCATTGGCTGGTTCCAAGGGTCACTTACATGATGATCGAAATAGTAAGAAGAAAAACTCTGGGGACATTGATCAGTCTTCTGACCAACAGATCGATACAGAAGTATCAGGTGAACTTACGCCAGCAGTTGATCGACTGGACTTAAAAGACTTAAAATACCTTGGGCCAGAATAG
- the COX20 gene encoding Cox20p (Syntenic homolog of Ashbya gossypii ABR199C; Syntenic homolog of Saccharomyces cerevisiae YDR231C (COX20)), with product MVWFFSRSSKDEHENSNTSSSASEVFASSMENQEQPTNYVRGQKLLLEDTKPRFDTSTSMGKYAKQQERATLRDAWDSLTWEDFTVDKLTSIPCFRQAGLTGFCSMFVIGSVMFLYHKNPSKASNWAFGGLMLGSIVGWEQCRVKRLRSFQTAQMAKRVVAAKERPMLDKHTNDHSVKSIMSRDADNGASSGGKPWYKFW from the coding sequence ATGGTATGGTTCTTTTCTAGAAGTTCAAAAGACGAACATGAAAACTCGAATAcctcttcttctgcatcTGAGGTATTTGCATCGTCAATGGAAAACCAAGAACAACCTACAAACTATGTAAGAGGCCAAAAGCTTCTACTAGAAGATACAAAACCTAGATTTGACACATCTACAAGTATGGGTAAATACGCCAAACAACAGGAGAGAGCAACTCTTCGGGATGCGTGGGACTCCCTTACTTGGGAAGACTTCACGGTAGATAAATTGACATCCATACCGTGCTTCCGTCAAGCTGGATTAACAGGTTTTTGCTCGATGTTTGTAATCGGAAGTGTGATGTTCCTATACCATAAAAACCCATCAAAGGCTAGCAATTGGGCTTTTGGAGGTTTGATGTTAGGCTCCATCGTTGGGTGGGAGCAGTGCAGAGTAAAAAGACTGCGTAGCTTCCAAACAGCACAGATGGCTAAAAGAGTTGTTGCTGCTAAGGAGAGACCCATGCTAGATAAGCATACGAATGACCACAGTGTGAAATCGATAATGTCACGTGATGCGGATAATGGAGCTTCATCTGGGGGCAAGCCCTGGTACAAGTTCTGGTAA